One segment of Solanum lycopersicum chromosome 1, SLM_r2.1 DNA contains the following:
- the LOC101250327 gene encoding mitochondrial outer membrane protein porin of 36 kDa: MVKGPGLYSDIGKKARDLLYRDYVSDHKFTITTFSTTGVAITSSGLKKGELFLADVSTQLKNKNITTDVKVDTNSNLYTTITVDEPAPGLKTIFSFVVPDQKSGKVELQYLHEYAGINTSIGLTASPLVNFSGVAGNNIVALGTDVSFDTATGNFTKCNAGLSFSSSDLIASLALNDKGDTVSASYYHTVKPVTNTAVGAELTHSFSSNENTLTIGTQHLLDPLTTVKARVNSYGKASALIQHEWRPKSLFTISGEVDTRAIEKSAKIGLAVALKP; the protein is encoded by the exons ATGGTGAAGGGACCTGGACTTTACTCCGATATCGGCAAAAAAGCTAGag atCTTCTGTACAGGGACTATGTCAGTGACCATAAGTTCACCATCACTACGTTCAGCACAACGGGAGTG GCTATTACCTCATCTGGTCTGAAGAAAGGTGAACTATTCTTGGCGGATGTTAGCACCCAGctgaaaaacaaaaacattacaACTGATGTAAAAGTGGACACGAATTCCAAT CTTTACACCACCATCACTGTTGATGAACCTGCACCAGGACTCAAGACAATTTTCAGCTTTGTTGTACCAGACCAGAAGTCTGGAAAG GTAGAGCTCCAGTACTTGCATGAGTATGCTGGGATCAACACTAGCATTGGACTTACAGCAAGTCCTCTTGTCAACTTCTCTGGCGTTGCTGGAAACAACATTGTTGCTTTGGGCACTGATGTATCATTTGACACTGCCACAGGCAATTTCACAAAATGCAATGCTGGTCTGAGTTTTTCTTCGTCTGATCTGATTGCTTCCTTAGCATT GAATGACAAGGGTGATACTGTCAGTGCTTCCTACTACCACACCGTGAAGCCAGTGACAAACACAGCTGTTGGTGCAGAGTTGACTCACAGCTTCTCAAGCAATGAGAACACACTCACCATTGGGACACAGCATTTGTTGGACCCATTGACCACAGTGAAGGCTCGCGTTAACAGCTATGGTAAGGCAAGTGCTCTCATTCAACACGAGTGGCGACCAAAATCCCTCTTCACAATATCAGGTGAAGTTGACACTAGGGCAATTGAAAAGAGCGCTAAGATCGGGTTGGCTGTAGCCCTCAAGCCATGA